One window of the Salvia splendens isolate huo1 chromosome 1, SspV2, whole genome shotgun sequence genome contains the following:
- the LOC121797514 gene encoding uncharacterized protein LOC121797514 produces the protein MVDLQIVCCMCGDVGFPDKLFRCSKCRNRSQHSYCSNYYTELAEAIEICDWCQHEQRNPSSSSSSRHANSTPRNTKHANEARSAYSDDKIKHQRTEEAAEKAAGKAPSPRPSARRYKLLKDVMC, from the exons ATGGTGGATCTCCAGATTGTGTGTTGTATGTGTGGCGATGTGGGGTTCCCGGACAAGCTCTTCCGCTGCTCCAAGTGCCGCAACCGCTCCCAGCACTC GTACTGCAGCAACTACTACACCGAATTGGCGGAGGCGATCGAGATCTGCGATTGGTGCCAACACGAGCAAAGGAATCCgtcgtcgtcgtcatcatcGAGGCACGCGAATTCGACGCCTAGGAATACCAAGCATGCAAATGAAGCGAGGTCGGCCTACTCCGACGACAAAATCAAGCACCAAAGGACCGAGGAAGCGGCGGAGAAAGCAGCCGGAAAAGCCCCCTCGCCGCGCCCCTCCGCCCGCAGGTACAAGCTTCTCAAGGATGTAATGTGCTGA